From a region of the Podarcis muralis chromosome 16, rPodMur119.hap1.1, whole genome shotgun sequence genome:
- the MTMR3 gene encoding phosphatidylinositol-3,5-bisphosphate 3-phosphatase MTMR3 isoform X8 yields the protein MDEETQHSLECIQANQIFPRKQLIREDENLQVPFPELHGESTEYVGRAEDAIIALSNYRLHIKFKESIVNRVCKLAACELSVPLQLIESVECRDIFQLHLTCKDCKVIRCQFSTFEQCQEWLKRLNNAIRPPSKIEDLFSFAYHAWCMEVYASEKEQHGDLCRPGEHVSSRFKNEVERMGFDMNNAWRISNINEKYKLCSSYPQELIVPVWITDKELESVAGFRSWKRIPAVVYRHQGNGAVISRCGQPEVSWWGWRNADDEHLVQSVAKACASDSKSNSSKLVNGNCSRDFSNGGDLSDVEFDSSISNASGAESLAIQPQKLLILDARSYAAAVANRAKGGGCECPEYYPNCEVVFMGMANIHSIRKSFQSLRLLCTQMPDPGNWLSALESTKWLQHLSVLLKSALLVVHAVDRDQRPVLVHCSDGWDRTPQIVALAKLLLDPYYRTIEGFQVLVEMEWLDFGHKFADRCGHGENSDDLNERCPVFLQWLDCVHQLQRQFPCSFEFNEAFLVKLVQHTYSCLFGTFLCNNAKERGEKHTQERTCSVWSLLRAGNKAFKNLLYSSQSESVLYPVCHVRNLMLWSAVYLPCSSPSTPADDTCAPYPVPGSSPEDQPLGRLPKTRSFDNLTMAGDSSVPTTNRRSSDPSLNEKWQEHRRSLELSSLGNPEDDPFDGECVSKQGRTLVGAELSVAVAEGQMENILQEATKEEVSLEECVRGVPETASKEGGEDTALDKESRTENLDSSTDNMGGKTELDTATLLDNPVSSPQMDLQGAFELQGQDELHYDVQKPSQVKELRPGFLGNAVNSNIQRSEEDSVSRLPVEVKIPQGTPQPSLPFPVLHEMGTSNMESSTETLTENGAKTELIQNVSCHWLHPMDNSAGELSRTVESRPENEDSIELHKLAADLNRTTKSSSLHDPMPSPCALPLADYKEIVCNGELEPENKVAESPAGFSVTQKYPAPNGHCVNGEEGRVKASLSRQVSAASCSSAPLHLRNLHHKWVHAIPGRQQTANSPDQPARSHLDDDGMPIYADVIQQRLRQIESGHQQEVETLKKQVQELRSRLESQYLNSSLRFNGDYGDEVVTRWLPDHLAAHCYGCDSAFWLVSRKHHCRNCGNVFCSSCCNQKVPVPSQQLFEPSRVCKSCYSSLHPSSPSLDLELDKPIAATSN from the exons ATG GATGAAGAGACTCAACACAGCCTTGAATGCATCCAAGCTAATCAGATCTTCCCCAGGAAGCAGCTGATCCGTGAGGATGAGAATCTCCAG GTCCCGTTCCCCGAACTTCATGGGGAGAGCACTGAATACGTAGGTCGAGCTGAAGATGCCATCATTGCACTTTCCAACTATAGACTTCACATCAAATTTAAGGAATCAATTGTGAAT AGAGTCTGTAAACTTGCCGCTTGTGAGCTCTCA GTTCCATTGCAGCTTATAGAGAGTGTTGAATGCCGGGATATATTTCAGCTTCACTTGACTTGTAAGGACTGCAAAGTTATcag atgtCAGTTCTCTACTTTTGAGCAGTGTCAAGAGTGGCTTAAACGGCTGAACAATGCCATCCGCCCTCCTTCAAAGATAGAGGATCTCTTTTCATTTGCTTACCACGCCTGGTGTATGGAGGTGTATGCTAGTGAAAAAGAACAGCATGGTGATTTGTGTCGACCAG GAGAACATGTAAGTTCGAGATTTAAAAATGAGGTTGAACGGATGGGTTTTGATATGAACAATGCCTGGAGGATCTCCAACATCAACGAGAAGTACAA GCTTTGTAGCAGCTACCCTCAAGAACTCATAGTTCCTGTTTGGATCACAGACAAAGAGCTGGAAAGTGTGGCAGGCTTCCGATCTTGGAAACGCATCCCTGCTGTGGTTTACAG GCATCAGGGCAATGGGGCGGTCATTTCCCGTTGTGGGCAGCCAGAGGTCAGCTGGTGGGGCTGGAGAAATGCTGATGACGAACATCTTGTCCAGTCAGTGGCCAAAGCTTGTGCCTCAGATTCCAAGTCTAACAGCAGTAAACTAGTGAATGGAAACTGTTCAAGAGATTTCTCCAATGGAGGAGACCTCTCTGATGTAGAATTTG atTCCTCCATCTCCAACGCTTCAGGAGCAGAAAGTCTAGCCATTCAGCCTCAGAAACTTTTGATCTTGGATGCACGCTCTTATGCAGCTGCAGTGGCAAACAGGGCCAAAGGGGGAGGCTGTGAATGCCCAG AGTATTATCCAAACTGTGAAGTAGTGTTTATGGGAATGGCAAACATCCATTCTATTCGGAAGAGCTTTCAGTCGCTGCGTTTGCTCTGCACACAAATGCCGGACCCAGGAAA CTGGCTGTCAGCTCTGGAAAGCACCAAATGGCTGCAACATTTGTCTGTCCTTCTGAAATCGGCACTTCTGGTAGTTCATGCAGTGGACAGAGATCAGCGGCCCGTCTTGGTACACTGCTCAGATGGCTGGGACAGAACCCCGCAGATAGTGGCTCTGGCTAAGCTGCTGCTGGATCCATATTACAGGACCATCGAG GGTTTCCAGGTGCTTGTGGAGATGGAGTGGCTGGATTTTGGCCATAAGTTTGCCGATCGCTGTGGTCATGGTGAGAATTCGGATGACCTGAATGAACGATGCCCAGTGTTCCTGCAGTGGCTCGACTGTGTCCATCAGCTCCAGAGGCAGTTCCCCTGCTCTTTCGAGTTTAATGAAGCATTCCTT GTCAAGTTGGTGCAGCACACATACTCCTGCCTCTTTGGTACATTCCTGTGCAACAACGCGAAGGAGAGAGGTGAAAAGCACACCCAAGAGAGGACCTGTTCAGTTTGGTCTCTGCTGCGAGCAGGAAACAAAGCCTTCAAAAATCTGCTTTACTCCTCCCAATCAGAATCT gtGCTGTATCCTGTGTGCCACGTGCGAAACCTCATGCTGTGGAGTGCCGTTTACTTGCCATGTTCTTCCCCTTCGACCCCTGCGGATGACACCTGTGCCCCTTACCCAGTCCCAGGTTCCAGCCCTGAAGATCAGCCTCTGGGCAG GCTGCCAAAGACAAGGTCATTTGACAATCTGACAATGGCTGGTGACAGCAGCGTACCGACAACCAACCGGCGTAGTAGCGACCCCAGCCTCAACGAGAAGTGGCAGGAGCACCGCCGGTCCCTGGAGCTGAGCAGCCTTGGGAACCCGGAGGACGACCCCTTTGACGGAGAATGTGTGAGCAAACAAGGCAGGACTCTGGTTGGAGCAGAGCTTTCAGTGGCTGTAGCAGAGGGGCAGATGGAGAACATTTTGCAAGAGGCTACCAAGGAGGAAGTGAGCCTGGAGGAGTGTGTGAGGGGCGTTCCAGAAACGGCAAGTAAAGAAGGGGGAGAGGACACTGCTCTTGATAAGGAAAGCAGGACTGAGAACCTGGACAGCTCTACTGATAACATGGGTGGGAAGACCGAACTGGATACAGCAACTTTATTAGACAATCCAGTTTCCAGCCCACAGATGGATTTACAGGGTGCTTTTGAGCTTCAGGGGCAAGATGAGCTCCATTACGATGTCCAGAAACCATCTCAGGTGAAGGAACTACGGCCTGGCTTTTTGGGCAATGCTGTAAATAGTAATATTCAAAGATCAGAGGAGGACAGTGTTAGTAGGCTACCTGTAGAGGTCAAAATCCCTCAGGGCACTCCCCAGCCCAGCCTCCCATTTCCTGTCCTGCATGAGATGGGAACATCAAACATGGAGAGCTCTACGGAAACTTTAACAGAGAATGGGGCAAAGACGGAGCTGATCCAGAATGTCTCTTGCCATTGGCTCCATCCCATGGACAACAGTGCTGGCGAACTTTCCCGCACTGTCGAAAGTCGGCCTGAGAACGAGGACTCAATAGAGCTACACAAACTGGCAGCGGACCTAAACAGGACTACTAAGAGCAGCAGCTTACATGACCCAATGCCTTCACCTTGTGCCTTGCCTTTAGCTGACTATAAAGAGATTGTGTGCAATGGAGAGCTGGAGCCTGAGAACAAGGTGGCAGAGAGCCCGGCAGGGTTCAGTGTTACCCAGAAATACCCTGCACCAAACGGACACTGTGTGAACGGGGAGGAAGGCAGGGTAAAGGCTTCCCTCAGCCGACAGGTCTCTGCAGCTAGCTGTAGTTCTGCCCCGCTGCATCTGAGGAATTTGCACCACAAGTGGGTTCATGCTATTCCAGGCCGGCAGCAGACAGCAAACAGCCCGGACCAGCCTGCCCGGAGTCACCTGGATGACGATGGGATGCCAATCTATGCCGATGTCATTCAGCAGCGCCTCCGCCAGATTGAAAGTGGGCACCAGCAGGAAGTGGAGACTTTAAAGAAGCAGGTGCAGGAGCTGAGGAGCCGTCTAGAGAGCCAGTACCTGAACAGCTCGCTGCGTTTCAACGGGGATTATGGGGATGAAGTG
- the MTMR3 gene encoding phosphatidylinositol-3,5-bisphosphate 3-phosphatase MTMR3 isoform X5 translates to MDEETQHSLECIQANQIFPRKQLIREDENLQVPFPELHGESTEYVGRAEDAIIALSNYRLHIKFKESIVNRVCKLAACELSVPLQLIESVECRDIFQLHLTCKDCKVIRCQFSTFEQCQEWLKRLNNAIRPPSKIEDLFSFAYHAWCMEVYASEKEQHGDLCRPGEHVSSRFKNEVERMGFDMNNAWRISNINEKYKLCSSYPQELIVPVWITDKELESVAGFRSWKRIPAVVYRHQGNGAVISRCGQPEVSWWGWRNADDEHLVQSVAKACASDSKSNSSKLVNGNCSRDFSNGGDLSDVEFDSSISNASGAESLAIQPQKLLILDARSYAAAVANRAKGGGCECPEYYPNCEVVFMGMANIHSIRKSFQSLRLLCTQMPDPGNWLSALESTKWLQHLSVLLKSALLVVHAVDRDQRPVLVHCSDGWDRTPQIVALAKLLLDPYYRTIEGFQVLVEMEWLDFGHKFADRCGHGENSDDLNERCPVFLQWLDCVHQLQRQFPCSFEFNEAFLVKLVQHTYSCLFGTFLCNNAKERGEKHTQERTCSVWSLLRAGNKAFKNLLYSSQSESVLYPVCHVRNLMLWSAVYLPCSSPSTPADDTCAPYPVPGSSPEDQPLGRLPKTRSFDNLTMAGDSSVPTTNRRSSDPSLNEKWQEHRRSLELSSLGNPEDDPFDGECVSKQGRTLVGAELSVAVAEGQMENILQEATKEEVSLEECVRGVPETASKEGGEDTALDKESRTENLDSSTDNMGGKTELDTATLLDNPVSSPQMDLQGAFELQGQDELHYDVQKPSQVKELRPGFLGNAVNSNIQRSEEDSVSRLPVEVKIPQGTPQPSLPFPVLHEMGTSNMESSTETLTENGAKTELIQNVSCHWLHPMDNSAGELSRTVESRPENEDSIELHKLAADLNRTTKSSSLHDPMPSPCALPLADYKEIVCNGELEPENKVAESPAGFSVTQKYPAPNGHCVNGEEGRVKASLSRQVSAASCSSAPLHLRNLHHKWVHAIPGRQQTANSPDQPARSHLDDDGMPIYADVIQQRLRQIESGHQQEVETLKKQVQELRSRLESQYLNSSLRFNGDYGDEVTSIPDSESNLDQNCLSRCSTEIFSEASWEQVDKQDTEVTRWLPDHLAAHCYGCDSAFWLVSRKHHCSCCNQKVPVPSQQLFEPSRVCKSCYSSLHPSSPSLDLELDKPIAATSN, encoded by the exons ATG GATGAAGAGACTCAACACAGCCTTGAATGCATCCAAGCTAATCAGATCTTCCCCAGGAAGCAGCTGATCCGTGAGGATGAGAATCTCCAG GTCCCGTTCCCCGAACTTCATGGGGAGAGCACTGAATACGTAGGTCGAGCTGAAGATGCCATCATTGCACTTTCCAACTATAGACTTCACATCAAATTTAAGGAATCAATTGTGAAT AGAGTCTGTAAACTTGCCGCTTGTGAGCTCTCA GTTCCATTGCAGCTTATAGAGAGTGTTGAATGCCGGGATATATTTCAGCTTCACTTGACTTGTAAGGACTGCAAAGTTATcag atgtCAGTTCTCTACTTTTGAGCAGTGTCAAGAGTGGCTTAAACGGCTGAACAATGCCATCCGCCCTCCTTCAAAGATAGAGGATCTCTTTTCATTTGCTTACCACGCCTGGTGTATGGAGGTGTATGCTAGTGAAAAAGAACAGCATGGTGATTTGTGTCGACCAG GAGAACATGTAAGTTCGAGATTTAAAAATGAGGTTGAACGGATGGGTTTTGATATGAACAATGCCTGGAGGATCTCCAACATCAACGAGAAGTACAA GCTTTGTAGCAGCTACCCTCAAGAACTCATAGTTCCTGTTTGGATCACAGACAAAGAGCTGGAAAGTGTGGCAGGCTTCCGATCTTGGAAACGCATCCCTGCTGTGGTTTACAG GCATCAGGGCAATGGGGCGGTCATTTCCCGTTGTGGGCAGCCAGAGGTCAGCTGGTGGGGCTGGAGAAATGCTGATGACGAACATCTTGTCCAGTCAGTGGCCAAAGCTTGTGCCTCAGATTCCAAGTCTAACAGCAGTAAACTAGTGAATGGAAACTGTTCAAGAGATTTCTCCAATGGAGGAGACCTCTCTGATGTAGAATTTG atTCCTCCATCTCCAACGCTTCAGGAGCAGAAAGTCTAGCCATTCAGCCTCAGAAACTTTTGATCTTGGATGCACGCTCTTATGCAGCTGCAGTGGCAAACAGGGCCAAAGGGGGAGGCTGTGAATGCCCAG AGTATTATCCAAACTGTGAAGTAGTGTTTATGGGAATGGCAAACATCCATTCTATTCGGAAGAGCTTTCAGTCGCTGCGTTTGCTCTGCACACAAATGCCGGACCCAGGAAA CTGGCTGTCAGCTCTGGAAAGCACCAAATGGCTGCAACATTTGTCTGTCCTTCTGAAATCGGCACTTCTGGTAGTTCATGCAGTGGACAGAGATCAGCGGCCCGTCTTGGTACACTGCTCAGATGGCTGGGACAGAACCCCGCAGATAGTGGCTCTGGCTAAGCTGCTGCTGGATCCATATTACAGGACCATCGAG GGTTTCCAGGTGCTTGTGGAGATGGAGTGGCTGGATTTTGGCCATAAGTTTGCCGATCGCTGTGGTCATGGTGAGAATTCGGATGACCTGAATGAACGATGCCCAGTGTTCCTGCAGTGGCTCGACTGTGTCCATCAGCTCCAGAGGCAGTTCCCCTGCTCTTTCGAGTTTAATGAAGCATTCCTT GTCAAGTTGGTGCAGCACACATACTCCTGCCTCTTTGGTACATTCCTGTGCAACAACGCGAAGGAGAGAGGTGAAAAGCACACCCAAGAGAGGACCTGTTCAGTTTGGTCTCTGCTGCGAGCAGGAAACAAAGCCTTCAAAAATCTGCTTTACTCCTCCCAATCAGAATCT gtGCTGTATCCTGTGTGCCACGTGCGAAACCTCATGCTGTGGAGTGCCGTTTACTTGCCATGTTCTTCCCCTTCGACCCCTGCGGATGACACCTGTGCCCCTTACCCAGTCCCAGGTTCCAGCCCTGAAGATCAGCCTCTGGGCAG GCTGCCAAAGACAAGGTCATTTGACAATCTGACAATGGCTGGTGACAGCAGCGTACCGACAACCAACCGGCGTAGTAGCGACCCCAGCCTCAACGAGAAGTGGCAGGAGCACCGCCGGTCCCTGGAGCTGAGCAGCCTTGGGAACCCGGAGGACGACCCCTTTGACGGAGAATGTGTGAGCAAACAAGGCAGGACTCTGGTTGGAGCAGAGCTTTCAGTGGCTGTAGCAGAGGGGCAGATGGAGAACATTTTGCAAGAGGCTACCAAGGAGGAAGTGAGCCTGGAGGAGTGTGTGAGGGGCGTTCCAGAAACGGCAAGTAAAGAAGGGGGAGAGGACACTGCTCTTGATAAGGAAAGCAGGACTGAGAACCTGGACAGCTCTACTGATAACATGGGTGGGAAGACCGAACTGGATACAGCAACTTTATTAGACAATCCAGTTTCCAGCCCACAGATGGATTTACAGGGTGCTTTTGAGCTTCAGGGGCAAGATGAGCTCCATTACGATGTCCAGAAACCATCTCAGGTGAAGGAACTACGGCCTGGCTTTTTGGGCAATGCTGTAAATAGTAATATTCAAAGATCAGAGGAGGACAGTGTTAGTAGGCTACCTGTAGAGGTCAAAATCCCTCAGGGCACTCCCCAGCCCAGCCTCCCATTTCCTGTCCTGCATGAGATGGGAACATCAAACATGGAGAGCTCTACGGAAACTTTAACAGAGAATGGGGCAAAGACGGAGCTGATCCAGAATGTCTCTTGCCATTGGCTCCATCCCATGGACAACAGTGCTGGCGAACTTTCCCGCACTGTCGAAAGTCGGCCTGAGAACGAGGACTCAATAGAGCTACACAAACTGGCAGCGGACCTAAACAGGACTACTAAGAGCAGCAGCTTACATGACCCAATGCCTTCACCTTGTGCCTTGCCTTTAGCTGACTATAAAGAGATTGTGTGCAATGGAGAGCTGGAGCCTGAGAACAAGGTGGCAGAGAGCCCGGCAGGGTTCAGTGTTACCCAGAAATACCCTGCACCAAACGGACACTGTGTGAACGGGGAGGAAGGCAGGGTAAAGGCTTCCCTCAGCCGACAGGTCTCTGCAGCTAGCTGTAGTTCTGCCCCGCTGCATCTGAGGAATTTGCACCACAAGTGGGTTCATGCTATTCCAGGCCGGCAGCAGACAGCAAACAGCCCGGACCAGCCTGCCCGGAGTCACCTGGATGACGATGGGATGCCAATCTATGCCGATGTCATTCAGCAGCGCCTCCGCCAGATTGAAAGTGGGCACCAGCAGGAAGTGGAGACTTTAAAGAAGCAGGTGCAGGAGCTGAGGAGCCGTCTAGAGAGCCAGTACCTGAACAGCTCGCTGCGTTTCAACGGGGATTATGGGGATGAAGTG
- the MTMR3 gene encoding phosphatidylinositol-3,5-bisphosphate 3-phosphatase MTMR3 isoform X11, whose amino-acid sequence MDEETQHSLECIQANQIFPRKQLIREDENLQVPFPELHGESTEYVGRAEDAIIALSNYRLHIKFKESIVNVPLQLIESVECRDIFQLHLTCKDCKVIRCQFSTFEQCQEWLKRLNNAIRPPSKIEDLFSFAYHAWCMEVYASEKEQHGDLCRPGEHVSSRFKNEVERMGFDMNNAWRISNINEKYKLCSSYPQELIVPVWITDKELESVAGFRSWKRIPAVVYRHQGNGAVISRCGQPEVSWWGWRNADDEHLVQSVAKACASDSKSNSSKLVNGNCSRDFSNGGDLSDVEFDSSISNASGAESLAIQPQKLLILDARSYAAAVANRAKGGGCECPEYYPNCEVVFMGMANIHSIRKSFQSLRLLCTQMPDPGNWLSALESTKWLQHLSVLLKSALLVVHAVDRDQRPVLVHCSDGWDRTPQIVALAKLLLDPYYRTIEGFQVLVEMEWLDFGHKFADRCGHGENSDDLNERCPVFLQWLDCVHQLQRQFPCSFEFNEAFLVKLVQHTYSCLFGTFLCNNAKERGEKHTQERTCSVWSLLRAGNKAFKNLLYSSQSESVLYPVCHVRNLMLWSAVYLPCSSPSTPADDTCAPYPVPGSSPEDQPLGRLPKTRSFDNLTMAGDSSVPTTNRRSSDPSLNEKWQEHRRSLELSSLGNPEDDPFDGECVSKQGRTLVGAELSVAVAEGQMENILQEATKEEVSLEECVRGVPETASKEGGEDTALDKESRTENLDSSTDNMGGKTELDTATLLDNPVSSPQMDLQGAFELQGQDELHYDVQKPSQVKELRPGFLGNAVNSNIQRSEEDSVSRLPVEVKIPQGTPQPSLPFPVLHEMGTSNMESSTETLTENGAKTELIQNVSCHWLHPMDNSAGELSRTVESRPENEDSIELHKLAADLNRTTKSSSLHDPMPSPCALPLADYKEIVCNGELEPENKVAESPAGFSVTQKYPAPNGHCVNGEEGRVKASLSRQVSAASCSSAPLHLRNLHHKWVHAIPGRQQTANSPDQPARSHLDDDGMPIYADVIQQRLRQIESGHQQEVETLKKQVQELRSRLESQYLNSSLRFNGDYGDEVVTRWLPDHLAAHCYGCDSAFWLVSRKHHCRNCGNVFCSSCCNQKVPVPSQQLFEPSRVCKSCYSSLHPSSPSLDLELDKPIAATSN is encoded by the exons ATG GATGAAGAGACTCAACACAGCCTTGAATGCATCCAAGCTAATCAGATCTTCCCCAGGAAGCAGCTGATCCGTGAGGATGAGAATCTCCAG GTCCCGTTCCCCGAACTTCATGGGGAGAGCACTGAATACGTAGGTCGAGCTGAAGATGCCATCATTGCACTTTCCAACTATAGACTTCACATCAAATTTAAGGAATCAATTGTGAAT GTTCCATTGCAGCTTATAGAGAGTGTTGAATGCCGGGATATATTTCAGCTTCACTTGACTTGTAAGGACTGCAAAGTTATcag atgtCAGTTCTCTACTTTTGAGCAGTGTCAAGAGTGGCTTAAACGGCTGAACAATGCCATCCGCCCTCCTTCAAAGATAGAGGATCTCTTTTCATTTGCTTACCACGCCTGGTGTATGGAGGTGTATGCTAGTGAAAAAGAACAGCATGGTGATTTGTGTCGACCAG GAGAACATGTAAGTTCGAGATTTAAAAATGAGGTTGAACGGATGGGTTTTGATATGAACAATGCCTGGAGGATCTCCAACATCAACGAGAAGTACAA GCTTTGTAGCAGCTACCCTCAAGAACTCATAGTTCCTGTTTGGATCACAGACAAAGAGCTGGAAAGTGTGGCAGGCTTCCGATCTTGGAAACGCATCCCTGCTGTGGTTTACAG GCATCAGGGCAATGGGGCGGTCATTTCCCGTTGTGGGCAGCCAGAGGTCAGCTGGTGGGGCTGGAGAAATGCTGATGACGAACATCTTGTCCAGTCAGTGGCCAAAGCTTGTGCCTCAGATTCCAAGTCTAACAGCAGTAAACTAGTGAATGGAAACTGTTCAAGAGATTTCTCCAATGGAGGAGACCTCTCTGATGTAGAATTTG atTCCTCCATCTCCAACGCTTCAGGAGCAGAAAGTCTAGCCATTCAGCCTCAGAAACTTTTGATCTTGGATGCACGCTCTTATGCAGCTGCAGTGGCAAACAGGGCCAAAGGGGGAGGCTGTGAATGCCCAG AGTATTATCCAAACTGTGAAGTAGTGTTTATGGGAATGGCAAACATCCATTCTATTCGGAAGAGCTTTCAGTCGCTGCGTTTGCTCTGCACACAAATGCCGGACCCAGGAAA CTGGCTGTCAGCTCTGGAAAGCACCAAATGGCTGCAACATTTGTCTGTCCTTCTGAAATCGGCACTTCTGGTAGTTCATGCAGTGGACAGAGATCAGCGGCCCGTCTTGGTACACTGCTCAGATGGCTGGGACAGAACCCCGCAGATAGTGGCTCTGGCTAAGCTGCTGCTGGATCCATATTACAGGACCATCGAG GGTTTCCAGGTGCTTGTGGAGATGGAGTGGCTGGATTTTGGCCATAAGTTTGCCGATCGCTGTGGTCATGGTGAGAATTCGGATGACCTGAATGAACGATGCCCAGTGTTCCTGCAGTGGCTCGACTGTGTCCATCAGCTCCAGAGGCAGTTCCCCTGCTCTTTCGAGTTTAATGAAGCATTCCTT GTCAAGTTGGTGCAGCACACATACTCCTGCCTCTTTGGTACATTCCTGTGCAACAACGCGAAGGAGAGAGGTGAAAAGCACACCCAAGAGAGGACCTGTTCAGTTTGGTCTCTGCTGCGAGCAGGAAACAAAGCCTTCAAAAATCTGCTTTACTCCTCCCAATCAGAATCT gtGCTGTATCCTGTGTGCCACGTGCGAAACCTCATGCTGTGGAGTGCCGTTTACTTGCCATGTTCTTCCCCTTCGACCCCTGCGGATGACACCTGTGCCCCTTACCCAGTCCCAGGTTCCAGCCCTGAAGATCAGCCTCTGGGCAG GCTGCCAAAGACAAGGTCATTTGACAATCTGACAATGGCTGGTGACAGCAGCGTACCGACAACCAACCGGCGTAGTAGCGACCCCAGCCTCAACGAGAAGTGGCAGGAGCACCGCCGGTCCCTGGAGCTGAGCAGCCTTGGGAACCCGGAGGACGACCCCTTTGACGGAGAATGTGTGAGCAAACAAGGCAGGACTCTGGTTGGAGCAGAGCTTTCAGTGGCTGTAGCAGAGGGGCAGATGGAGAACATTTTGCAAGAGGCTACCAAGGAGGAAGTGAGCCTGGAGGAGTGTGTGAGGGGCGTTCCAGAAACGGCAAGTAAAGAAGGGGGAGAGGACACTGCTCTTGATAAGGAAAGCAGGACTGAGAACCTGGACAGCTCTACTGATAACATGGGTGGGAAGACCGAACTGGATACAGCAACTTTATTAGACAATCCAGTTTCCAGCCCACAGATGGATTTACAGGGTGCTTTTGAGCTTCAGGGGCAAGATGAGCTCCATTACGATGTCCAGAAACCATCTCAGGTGAAGGAACTACGGCCTGGCTTTTTGGGCAATGCTGTAAATAGTAATATTCAAAGATCAGAGGAGGACAGTGTTAGTAGGCTACCTGTAGAGGTCAAAATCCCTCAGGGCACTCCCCAGCCCAGCCTCCCATTTCCTGTCCTGCATGAGATGGGAACATCAAACATGGAGAGCTCTACGGAAACTTTAACAGAGAATGGGGCAAAGACGGAGCTGATCCAGAATGTCTCTTGCCATTGGCTCCATCCCATGGACAACAGTGCTGGCGAACTTTCCCGCACTGTCGAAAGTCGGCCTGAGAACGAGGACTCAATAGAGCTACACAAACTGGCAGCGGACCTAAACAGGACTACTAAGAGCAGCAGCTTACATGACCCAATGCCTTCACCTTGTGCCTTGCCTTTAGCTGACTATAAAGAGATTGTGTGCAATGGAGAGCTGGAGCCTGAGAACAAGGTGGCAGAGAGCCCGGCAGGGTTCAGTGTTACCCAGAAATACCCTGCACCAAACGGACACTGTGTGAACGGGGAGGAAGGCAGGGTAAAGGCTTCCCTCAGCCGACAGGTCTCTGCAGCTAGCTGTAGTTCTGCCCCGCTGCATCTGAGGAATTTGCACCACAAGTGGGTTCATGCTATTCCAGGCCGGCAGCAGACAGCAAACAGCCCGGACCAGCCTGCCCGGAGTCACCTGGATGACGATGGGATGCCAATCTATGCCGATGTCATTCAGCAGCGCCTCCGCCAGATTGAAAGTGGGCACCAGCAGGAAGTGGAGACTTTAAAGAAGCAGGTGCAGGAGCTGAGGAGCCGTCTAGAGAGCCAGTACCTGAACAGCTCGCTGCGTTTCAACGGGGATTATGGGGATGAAGTG